In the Necator americanus strain Aroian chromosome X, whole genome shotgun sequence genome, CTCCCTCTTCGtttgttcttttgttgatGAGAAAGCAGTAGCGCAGAACAAGCGTCCGCCCGATGCTCTTTTCGGGGTTGTTCTGTGGACGAGTCGTTGTGAGGTGGCTTTTCGTCAAGATTCGTAGCAGGGACCTAAACAGTTCATTCTCTTTGTCTAAACAGAAACCATGTCAGGTAATATTCAAAGCTGTGATTTCGCATGATTTAGCGAtaaaatagtagtagtagtaatagtaattgATAGTGTTCGGCAATAGTTATAATCGAAGTAGCGCTTACAATTTTGTGTTGCAAACCCTTCGCATCTCGACTTCGATCGACAGCGCATGTTGCTGTTTGGATGCGATGACGCTCCCGTTTTCTAAGTCTCTCATTTCGACGTGCCTCTCGTTTTAGGAGTAACCGTTGACGGTCGATTTGCTTTGCAAGAACGTTAGTGAGGCAGGCAGATATACACTAAACAATTGAAATTGCTCGACAGTTCACGTAAAAGTGGAAGTAACGTTGCTTATATTATGTAATTTCCTTCGTCCAGACTAAATCGTAGTCAGCTCATGGCAAAGACAGCAGCGGATGGATAACTTTAAGAGCGAATAGAAATGAACCCAATTTCTTTGCATCCCACATAATGATGCGTTATTAAATGACCAGCATACGGACTTTTTCTAAGCATTCTCCGGATGACGGCTCAGAAAACTAATTCGCATTCCATTAAaaacagcataccacgaatgtgAAGTGGTTGGGGAATCTGCAGAATAAGTTAGAGATGGGGttatagattgcgggatcggGTGTTGTGTCCTCCCTAAtcctcgtaaaaaaacggcacgagAACCGCCCTCTTTCGTAGGAGGTGAGTTAGAATGCGCTTTGATGTAAAAGTTcgctcagcagcctattcatttggTTCACTTGAATAAGCTCGTAAGAACACACTGATCTTCGATTGCTCACAGTTGGATGCGGAGCACAAGAGTAGCGTAGCAATTGAGATCgttgtgaaaaacggcgtctttCACGCTCTTTTTTGCGAGCGTTAGGTAAAGAACGGAACCACGCTGGTTCCTGCAATGTACTATCCGAATTGTACGCTTTCTCTGTGGGTTCCACGctacgtcaaaatcgtgatatcCTGCCTTTAAGGGAATTGAGTTCCACAcaattgctcttttttctcttaacgcattcttaaaggcatcaccccacgaatctgaggtggtacggattttaggtggagtattcgtacacgggatcgtagattatggagggaatTGTGATTCAgaccattccttcctaatggccgttaaaaacggcccggaacatacggcttcgagcgttctggtgcgctattttctacaacgagttcggttggagcgcgccagcctcgtgcacgcgccgcatctttcgcagttttttacggcaattagaaagaaatggacggaatcaccctcctctccataatctactatcccgtataagaatactccacttaaaatccgttccacctcagattcgtggggtgatgcctttaaagcagttaatcaataaatatgtGATGTTGGCACACCAGTCTGTTGTATATGATGATTTATGTGAGAACGGTTCAACAAAAATTGGAGGAGACCTCGTTCCTTAGCTTGTGATCTCTCCAGATCTCTTTTGACAGCTCCATTTTAACTGTGAATTGCGCAATTAGTGAATTTACTGAAGATCAGAGTTTGCATCTaatatgtttttgtttgagaGAAGTGCAATGTAAATCTCAATCGTGTCATCCTGTATTATTTACTTGATTCCCTCACGCAAACTCGCTGCAGCGGGGTTTCATTGAGTGACCTAGACATTCGTGAGATGAACAGTTCCTGTGCAAAAGATGGATGTGATTATGTATTACGTGATGCACTTACCCGCAAATTTTTACTACATATCAGTATATCTAACCCAGGTTCATTTTTCCGGCAGAGTGCGTTCATCCGATGAGATAAATGGTACTGGATGGAGGTCTGAGAACCGCATGCATTcccttttcttcatctttcatttCACTTAATATCGCACTTAATGTGTCGGCGTTACGTCCCGGTGGGACAGAGAACGCCCATTAATACTACAATTACCACGAGAAGGAGAATGTCAACAAAAATCTGAtatgtgcaaaatttgaaagaaatatagGCTTCAACAATGCATGCCAATCCGTTGGTGACTGGAGGAAAGATCCTCGGCAAACTTCCACAGACCACTACAGGAGTGAGGAAGGTGCCTAATATGTACTTCCTACGCTAGCCACAATATCAGCGTTTCTTGCTCTAAGTTTGCCGGAGATCTTTCCTCCAGTCACCAACGGATTGGCATGCATTATTGGAgcctatattttttttcgaatttcgcaCATACCACAACTTTGTTGACATTCCCCTTCTCGTGATAGTTATACTATTAATGGGCGTTCTCCGTCCCACCGGAACGTAACGCTGACACATTAAGTGCGATATTAAGTCGATACGACGACAGCATGATTACTTCGGTAAATTGAGATTATGTACTCCTACTACTTTTCGTAATTCCATCTTTATTGGTTTTGTCGTTTTCGCTGCTAGATCGGATCTGCTACGTTAGCTTGTACGGATtgaatttcttcctcattttgaCTTGTAAATGAGCATAATTAGTATTCTTCGTAATCAGTGATACGGATGTGACTACGAAGATGTTAATCATGTTCAATAACACGGTAATATAtgggcaatttttttttcccctaagAACCAAAGTCTTTGTCGAGACGCGCTAACAGCAGAAGATAAAGGAACGAAGGACGAATAATAGAAAGACACTGAAAAGTAGCTCCGAAGAGTTTGTCGGGACCATCGCTATCGATCAAATCTCATACCGATCAGAGGTGCGGGCTACTGTACGCCTCTCCATCAAGAATGTAACACTTCATACCACGACATTTCTGATCCCAATATATCCAAATGATTCAGCCACATATAGCTACACTGAGAAATAGACCACCTGACATCATAACCGAGCAGGAGGCTTGTGGAGCATACAAAAACATCGACAATGTAGTGAGGAAGACAGAGAACCAGCAAAACCGCGCTTTCTTAACACCCACgccctttcttcttttaccTACGCTTCAGGAATGCAAGCAATGGGACGGAAGTAGAAGGAAGTGACCAAAGATTACGGTTGCCTTACAACGATTGCTTTTTGGTGACAACCAAAACTGGACAGAATCTGTGAAAGGCTAGGTTTCACCGACCTTGTTGAAAAATACAGAAACAAAACGCCGCTAAGAAGACTGGGGTCAGATTTCtccacaaaattttccaaagaaagaTATGATGTTCTTCGTGTCTACTGAGAGAAGAGGATCCAGTGAGTAATTCTCGCATATGAATgcgagaaatgaaattttactaGCTTGAGCAAGCCGAAGATCAGTGACAGAGGTGAAGGGCAAAAACATCATACAATTGTTGTTAACTACACTACTTTGCGTTATTGTACAAACTTGGTAGAAAGGAGTTGCTAACGAACCTGTTTTGCTCTAAATGACTTCCCCTCGTAATAAAAAGGTCTGACGTTGGAAGTGTAGAGCGCAATCCGCACGAAGTACAGTCGtatcaaagcgacatgaagcacggtgcagttgcgtaagcggctgagggaaaatgtagtttcgAGGGagagggcactcagtggcgcccctatttcttgaagtaaataactaaactaatcggggccctaaggcctgagcattagtcttagaggatctataacatgtaagctaaagttaccaggagaaaaaagtaagttagagagTCGAGACATAAGGGCGCCATTGAGTGCCCTCCTCCCCTCTtccattttacattttacctagcggttgcgctcgaagcggcacagtggagaaagcggttggaatccagATGCGAGCCTGACGAACTGCAACAATGAGCGGTGGTAGCAGTGGTCTTCATTCGATCCTATCTGCTACGccccaccgcatcgcttcgagcgtaacTGGTTACagaactacaccgtgcttcatggcCCTCTGGCTCTACTATAAATGCTCCACTATCCATTTTCGTGATATGTTCCTTCTCGATAGAGTGAGTCCCTTGAGAAagcgttttcttctcttttcttgggCGGTATACTTGGGATAATTTGGCAACATTCCTGGCAGAGGAAACACTGGACAatacatttaaatttttgactCAAGGATGAATGGAAATCGATATAGTCGAACGCATATTGACTTCAAGCTAAGTTTGAGTGACAATGACCTGCGCTGTAGTTCCGAATCAAAGAATTTAATAATTCTTTTGAGGACCTCCTCGTTTaacgaacttctttttttcaagtgttaTTAATTCAACAATGATACTTCTTAAACACCACTGCgagggaataaaaaaaaccccaatTGGATTGGATCAATAGGTGAAATATGAGGCAAGAGTTGGGTAAAAGTACTTGTTGGAATGTGAATAAGTAAgtccagaaatagaaatacaaaCAGTTAAAACTGGTGTGAGATGAATGACTGGAAACTATTCGCAACAGTTTTATATGTACCCCACCGAAGAAAACTAGAACTCACCACCGGTATAATTATAATAGCCACAGttgaataaatgtaaatagcATGCGACTGAAAAACACTTCGCAATGGCTGCAGACATCCCCTGGTATAGATATCGTGTTCCAGTTCCTGTGGTCGTTTGCTTAAAACGTTTTGCCAACATTCAAGCGATCGCATCGCAGGCAGGAGTGGATTAGATGATCCCGCCTTAATACCACTGTAGTTACAAATTGACaaagatttaaaggcagcgtatcactaTTCTGACGTGGTGCGTGGCCAACAGCGAAAGAGGAGTTCGGATAGTAGACTGCGAAATCCAGCgtaattccgctcatctttccctaatcgtcgtaaaaaaaaaaggcgtgagaaTGGCTTTAGTTTCTATGTGATGTGATAGGTCAGAACGCACTTTTATGTACACGTTCTGGTTAGCTCGgcagtctattcatttttctcacatGAATAATCTAGTGAGAAAACATAACTGATCTCCAACCTCTCGTACTGGGTACATTGTTGCACAAGGGTGgggcgttgcaactgaaatcgtcgtaaaaaacggcatctTACACGCGactagggaaagatgagcggaatcaaaCTGGGTTCCACAGTTTACTACCAGATCTCTGTTTTCGCTGTAGACTCCGTACCAAAATCGTGGTGCGCTGTCTACAAAATGATACATGTATATGAACCACGCAATACTAGAAGATGTACAGATGAAAATGTGTAAAAGCTTACTTCCTTGTAGATGATGTTGTTGTCAGACCAGGATTGTACATGCTTCGCAACATCATTCAGATTTAAAAACTTATTGTGCTTGTGTTCTTATTATTAAACCCCAGTTTTTTCAACTTTGCGAGGATTTCTCACCCAAACTAAATCCAAGACATCTACGGAATACGTGGACAATAAAATTCTTTATATAAGCgcattttttaattaattggtTAGAGTAGGCCTtaactactaaaaaaaagggTGACTAACCGCCTCCGAAATTACAGATTTCTTGCAACAAGAGAAAGGCACACCACACTTTTCAGGTTGTGGATTCGACGTTGTACAGTTGAATTGATAGCTCAGGTTCCAATCTCGATAACCTTGTGCTACTGAGGAGACACCACAACACTCCAGCTAGAAGACCAACACTGGATAAACTCAAATGTCTAGACATTGCTTGCAACGGAagactgtttaaaaaaagggtaATAAAAACCAACGTTCTCCTGTAGTGAATCGATGATTTCAGCAACATTCCGATTTGTATGGTAGTTCTTTATAGCGTAAATAAGCACTGTTTGTGCAGAAAATCCTTCTGTTGTGTCAGAgtagaagagaataaaaagcAA is a window encoding:
- a CDS encoding hypothetical protein (NECATOR_CHRX.G22312.T1) encodes the protein MGDYGKGGCGISIVSLIGLIGALRDNIFLLKAFAICVFSCYIVTVVAICLLFILFYSDTTEGFSAQTVLIYAIKNYHTNRNVAEIIDSLQENLECCGVSSVAQGYRDWNLSYQFNCTTSNPQPEKCGVPFSCCKKSVISEAAGSSNPLLPAMRSLECWQNVLSKRPQELEHDIYTRGCLQPLRSVFQSHAIYIYSTVAIIIIPVCISACLTNVLAKQIDRQRLLLKREARRNERLRKRERHRIQTATCAVDRSRDAKGLQHKIVPATNLDEKPPHNDSSTEQPRKEHRADACSALLLSHQQKNKRRGS